A single window of Pyrus communis chromosome 10, drPyrComm1.1, whole genome shotgun sequence DNA harbors:
- the LOC137748966 gene encoding accelerated cell death 11-like, which yields MATVVKRKDERILTRLADEFEQLAAQLNSPAPITMEIGKFTQACRLVSPLIRHLGVAMKFADIEYSDMVSEIEKAGMSVNTLEDLLDREIQQNTIKRHSSGSRILIRVKRSLEMFKIIFEQTMASSGNSIMDPVKTAYKQVFYPYHGWATRKAVAGALHTLPTKSLFLKRLKLDEASTFVLMQRTVTALDLLIRYMDNLFHSRESAQEFLRLI from the exons ATGGCAACGGTAGTgaaaaggaaagatgagagaattcTGACAAGGCTGGCAGATGAGTTCGAACAACTGGCCGCTCAGCTGAACTCTCCGGCACCGATCACCATGGAAATTGGCAAGTTCACCCAAGCCTGTCGTCTCGTTTCTCCTCTCATTCGACACTTAGGCGTCGCTATGAAGTTCGCCGACATAGAGTACTCTGATATG GTTAGTGAAATTGAAAAGGCAGGAATGTCAGTTAATACCCTAGAAGATTTGCTTGACCGGGAAATACAACAGAATACCATTAAGCGCCATAGTAGTGGTTCGAGAATTCTCATCAGAGTGAAACGTTCACTTGAGATGTTTAAGATAATATTCGAGCAAACTATGGCCTCAAG CGGAAATTCAATCATGGATCCGGTTAAGACAGCATATAAACAAGTTTTTTACCCCTACCACGGATGGGCCACCAGAAAGGCTGTTGCGGGAGCACTGCACACCCTTCCTACAAAGTCACTGTTCTTGAAAAGGCTAAAATTAGATG AGGCATCGacttttgttttgatgcaaaggACAGTTACTGCACTGGATCTTCTAATACGCTACATGGACAACTTATTCCATTCAAGGGAGTCAGCTCAAGAGTTTCTACGCTTGATTTGA